From the genome of Penaeus chinensis breed Huanghai No. 1 chromosome 37, ASM1920278v2, whole genome shotgun sequence, one region includes:
- the LOC125045545 gene encoding ladderlectin-like gives MLGSECFAFLLDDLPWEAARTKCLQMGADLAEPSDLTQLRLYVGNRFPRKSARNFWIGGHSQDKIWSWLSGESIGDRFWHTNEPSGNGECLGMFDGWENPLTDFPCENERRAICERPLVK, from the exons ATGCTGGGCTCCGAGTGCTTCGCTTTCCTGCTGGACGACTTGCCGTGGGAGGCAGCCCGGACCAAGTGCCTGCAGATGGGGGCCGACCTCGCCGAGCCCAGTGACCTGACGCAGCTCCGTCTCTACGTCGGAAACCGATTCC cccgcAAGAGCGCTCGCAACTTCTGGATCGGAGGCCACAGTCAGGACAAAATCTGGAGCTGGCTTTCGGGAGAATCCATCGGCGACAGGTTCTGGCACACGAACGAACCCTCGGGCAACGGGGAGTGCCTGGGTATGTTTGACGGCTGGGAGAACCCTCTGACGGACTTCCCTtgtgagaatgagaggagggcTATCTGCGAGAGGCCCCTGgtgaagtaa
- the LOC125045719 gene encoding uncharacterized protein LOC125045719 — PPQRKPTWLRRYEAQQEPDGLETAVLGLTFVTRRSHFPGGELRLKCVAKIATIYFQSQETSVIETGFFKHTQAEERRHKDHSYFFGNSAPRTTTSFFSLVLATVALLRNTGFHVDLVQPFL; from the exons cccccgcagcGGAAGCCCACCTGGCTCCGGCGCTACGAGGCGCAGCAGGAGCCGGACGGGCTGGAGACGGCGGTCCTCGGCCTCACCTTCGTCACCCGCCGCAGCCACTTCCCCGGGGGCGAGCTGCGTCTCAAGTGCGTCGCCAAGATCGCCACTATCTACTTCCAGTCGCAGGAGACGTCGGTTATCGAGACGGGCTTCTTCAAGCACAcgcaggcggaggagaggaggcataAGGACCATTCGTATTTCTTCG gaaACAGCGCACCGAGAACCACAACCAGCTTTTTCTCTCTGGTTTTGGCAACTGTTGCTCTTCTACGAAACACAGGATTCCACGTGGATTTGGTACAACCGTTCTTGTAG